One window of Alistipes sp. ZOR0009 genomic DNA carries:
- the mltG gene encoding endolytic transglycosylase MltG has protein sequence MSSSKKSKGKHPLRRVVIAIGLVGVCAALIWGYVQYTRVYKNNVELGEKKSAYVCIPTGSDFASTMSIFKESGYIKDFDSFERYANVRGYFNKIRPGRYKLVKGMSNHRLLNMLQSGTQEPVRLAINNIRTKEKLASIIGKNLEPDSLKIIALLNSDSVAASLGMTPETIISLFIPNTYEMYWNISASDLIGRMKKEYDGFWSKKGRQHKADSMSLTREQVITVASIVDEETNYSPEMPTIAGVYLNRIKKGMLLQADPTVKFAIGDPTIRRILNRHLVFDSPYNTYKYKGLPPGPIALPSIEAIDAVLNSHKTDYLYFCAKADFSGAHAFATNEADHLKNAREYQTALNKRNIKK, from the coding sequence ATGAGTTCATCAAAAAAATCAAAAGGAAAACACCCGTTGAGAAGGGTGGTTATAGCTATTGGTTTGGTTGGCGTATGTGCTGCCCTAATATGGGGCTACGTTCAGTATACCCGAGTGTATAAGAATAACGTAGAGTTGGGCGAAAAAAAATCGGCCTACGTTTGTATTCCAACAGGAAGTGACTTTGCTTCTACCATGTCAATATTTAAAGAAAGCGGCTATATTAAAGATTTTGACTCGTTTGAGCGCTATGCAAACGTTAGGGGATACTTCAATAAAATTCGGCCAGGAAGATATAAACTGGTGAAAGGAATGAGTAACCATAGGTTGCTGAACATGCTTCAGTCTGGGACGCAGGAGCCTGTTCGTCTTGCAATAAACAATATCAGAACTAAAGAAAAGCTGGCTTCTATAATAGGTAAAAATTTGGAACCCGACTCGTTGAAAATTATAGCATTGCTTAATAGCGATTCTGTTGCAGCCTCGTTAGGAATGACTCCAGAAACGATTATTAGCCTTTTTATTCCTAATACTTATGAAATGTACTGGAATATTTCGGCCTCGGATTTAATCGGAAGGATGAAAAAGGAGTATGACGGGTTTTGGTCAAAAAAAGGAAGGCAGCATAAGGCCGATTCGATGTCGTTAACCCGTGAGCAGGTGATTACAGTTGCTTCTATTGTTGATGAAGAAACCAACTATTCGCCAGAAATGCCAACCATTGCAGGTGTTTACCTTAATCGAATCAAAAAGGGGATGCTCCTTCAGGCTGATCCAACCGTAAAATTTGCCATTGGAGATCCTACTATTCGTCGTATTCTTAATCGTCATTTGGTCTTTGATTCGCCATATAATACGTATAAGTATAAAGGGTTGCCTCCAGGTCCAATTGCACTACCTTCGATAGAGGCTATTGATGCTGTGCTGAATAGCCATAAAACGGATTACCTCTATTTTTGTGCTAAAGCAGATTTTTCAGGAGCGCATGCTTTTGCCACTAACGAGGCTGACCATTTGAAAAATGCGAGGGAATACCAAACTGCACTAAATAAACGAAATATCAAGAAATAG
- the murB gene encoding UDP-N-acetylmuramate dehydrogenase has protein sequence MIVKENVSLKELTTFGIEAKARKFIQTCNNDELFSFLKNNQSPLYILGGGSNSIFTSDFDGVVLQPLEKNIEIVNETPNSVWIKSSAGVDWDDFVKFTVERELGGLENLSLIPGNVGACPVQNIGAYGVEVKDTIIKVDGFYIENQSPFSFSNEECQFGYRDSIFKRSLKGKTVITHVTFELSKTPTLKTHYGNIEEELKNYSKTNIQTVRNAVISIRERKLPSPKVFGNCGSFFKNPTINQNLFETIQSSYANIPSYPAANQMVKIPAAWLIETCGFKGIKRGNVGVHSQQALVLINLGNAKGEEVIDLANEIIEAVRIKFSIELEKEVNIL, from the coding sequence ATGATTGTAAAAGAAAACGTCTCCTTAAAGGAGCTAACCACTTTTGGAATCGAAGCCAAGGCCAGAAAATTTATTCAGACCTGTAACAACGACGAACTCTTCAGTTTCCTAAAAAATAACCAATCGCCCTTATACATCCTAGGAGGAGGTAGCAATAGCATATTTACCAGCGACTTTGATGGAGTAGTCCTACAACCTCTAGAAAAAAATATAGAGATTGTAAACGAAACACCTAATAGCGTTTGGATTAAATCGAGTGCGGGTGTGGATTGGGACGACTTCGTAAAATTTACGGTCGAAAGAGAATTAGGTGGCCTAGAAAATCTCTCTTTAATACCGGGAAATGTAGGTGCTTGCCCAGTGCAAAATATTGGAGCATATGGAGTAGAGGTAAAAGATACAATTATCAAGGTTGACGGATTTTATATTGAGAATCAATCTCCTTTTTCATTTAGCAACGAGGAATGCCAATTCGGCTATAGAGATAGCATATTTAAACGCAGCCTAAAAGGGAAGACTGTAATTACCCATGTAACCTTCGAATTGAGTAAAACCCCAACCTTAAAAACCCACTATGGGAACATTGAAGAGGAGTTAAAGAACTACTCGAAAACAAACATCCAAACTGTTCGTAATGCCGTAATATCAATAAGAGAGCGAAAACTCCCCTCTCCCAAAGTTTTTGGCAACTGTGGTAGTTTTTTTAAAAACCCAACCATAAACCAAAATCTATTCGAAACTATTCAAAGCAGCTACGCAAACATCCCAAGTTACCCTGCGGCAAACCAAATGGTTAAAATCCCAGCCGCATGGCTCATTGAAACCTGCGGATTTAAGGGTATAAAGCGAGGTAATGTTGGAGTTCATAGCCAGCAGGCTTTGGTGCTAATAAACCTAGGAAATGCGAAAGGGGAAGAAGTTATAGACCTTGCAAACGAAATTATAGAGGCCGTAAGAATCAAGTTCTCGATTGAACTCGAAAAAGAGGTAAACATCCTTTAA
- a CDS encoding 3'-5' exonuclease codes for MAHLVLDLELSGIEPGWHEIIQVGAGLYSNNWELLDTYISNVYPENEESFSLSSQKIHQLTWEELEDAPMLYEVLDEFEEWIHATLPNTGSKFNALKSVNICGQSVMYDVVFLKAAYRKEKKEWPFSNKLLDLHNIAFYLFEILSKNGVKTPQSLSLNAIADYFGLSRESDEHNALEDALITAECLKKCMEYTSNLKLTK; via the coding sequence ATGGCACACCTAGTACTGGATTTAGAGCTAAGCGGAATTGAGCCTGGATGGCACGAAATTATTCAAGTTGGAGCAGGATTGTACAGCAACAACTGGGAACTGCTTGACACGTATATATCTAACGTATATCCCGAAAATGAGGAGAGTTTCTCCCTTTCTTCGCAAAAGATACACCAGCTAACCTGGGAGGAACTTGAAGATGCCCCAATGCTTTACGAAGTACTAGATGAATTTGAGGAATGGATACATGCAACACTTCCCAATACAGGGAGTAAATTCAACGCCCTCAAAAGTGTAAATATCTGCGGACAAAGCGTAATGTATGACGTCGTTTTTCTAAAAGCAGCCTACAGAAAAGAGAAAAAGGAATGGCCTTTTTCAAACAAGCTGCTCGACTTGCATAACATTGCATTTTATCTGTTTGAAATTTTATCAAAAAATGGGGTAAAAACACCACAATCTCTCAGCCTAAATGCCATAGCCGACTATTTTGGATTAAGCCGCGAAAGCGATGAGCATAACGCTCTAGAAGATGCATTGATTACAGCTGAATGCCTCAAAAAATGCATGGAATACACATCGAACCTAAAGTTAACAAAATAG
- a CDS encoding NYN domain-containing protein yields MNNGCASSLKRIGVFYDGNYFLQVSNYYNYVHPRKRRLSISGLHYYIRHLVGKEEDVDIKLCKIADAHYFRCRYSAQDASQRGNQLYYDRVFDDILMSEGVITHYLPFKNNFGKKEERGIDVWLALEAFELSILKKFDVVVLIASNGDYVPLVRKLNTLGTRVMVLGWEFEYTNDEGQKVVTKTSQDLLEEVSYPIPMHSEIDNNDEDLDIVDNLFVSNESAPKVNITTNIPSSPSKAKISAEEYQEGEILSLKNGYGFIKHPNNNLFFHYLDLQDVDFNDLMPGDPVEFTVEQNIHGQDVAKNVRKVY; encoded by the coding sequence ATGAACAATGGATGTGCCTCTTCTTTAAAGAGGATTGGTGTCTTTTACGACGGAAACTACTTCTTACAAGTCAGCAATTACTACAACTACGTTCACCCTCGCAAAAGACGTCTAAGCATTTCTGGTCTGCATTATTACATCCGTCACCTAGTAGGTAAAGAAGAAGACGTAGACATTAAGCTTTGTAAGATCGCAGATGCTCACTATTTCAGATGTCGTTACAGCGCTCAAGATGCTAGCCAAAGAGGAAATCAGCTCTACTACGACCGCGTTTTTGATGACATTCTAATGTCTGAAGGCGTAATTACCCACTACCTCCCATTCAAGAATAATTTTGGAAAGAAGGAAGAAAGAGGTATTGACGTGTGGTTAGCGCTTGAAGCATTTGAACTTTCTATCCTAAAAAAGTTTGACGTAGTAGTTTTAATTGCTTCTAATGGTGATTATGTTCCATTGGTTCGCAAGCTAAACACCCTCGGAACCCGAGTTATGGTTCTTGGATGGGAATTTGAGTATACCAACGATGAAGGTCAAAAGGTTGTAACCAAAACATCTCAAGATCTACTAGAAGAGGTTAGTTACCCAATTCCTATGCATAGCGAAATTGACAATAACGACGAGGATCTCGACATTGTTGACAACCTATTCGTTAGCAACGAAAGCGCACCAAAGGTTAATATCACCACCAACATCCCTTCATCTCCTTCGAAAGCAAAAATTTCGGCAGAAGAATACCAAGAGGGTGAAATACTTAGCTTGAAGAACGGTTACGGATTCATTAAACATCCGAACAACAACCTATTCTTCCACTATTTAGACCTACAAGATGTTGACTTTAACGATTTAATGCCTGGCGATCCAGTTGAATTTACCGTTGAGCAAAACATCCATGGACAAGATGTTGCTAAAAATGTTAGAAAGGTTTACTAG
- the odhB gene encoding 2-oxoglutarate dehydrogenase complex dihydrolipoyllysine-residue succinyltransferase codes for MTVEILIPSPGESISEVEIASWLVEDGSFVEKDQEVAEVESEKATLMLIASDSGTIRINTPAHTTVKVGSIAATINTEGAGIPSSDVPKSAENSLTTPPLAEKKKDSDKVLQKEIQPAEYEKIKISPIAKKMMEESNLSVDDIIKGLQRITSSAVEKVTKQPYPNVEKSQPTSERAEERVPMSQLRKKLAQRLVAVKNETAMLTTFNEVDMTAVMELRKKYQKEFVEKHGTKLGIMSFFTKATVEALKQHPMVNSMINGDEIITPSYYDISIAVQTPKGLMVPIVRDAQNLSLAGIEKKIQELADKGRNGKLSLDEMTGGTFTITNGGVFGSMMSTPIINPPQSGILGMHNIIERPVAINGKVEIRPMMYIALSYDHRIIDGKDSVGFLVRVKQLLENPIFLLYNGENPEKTLLDI; via the coding sequence ATGACCGTTGAAATACTCATTCCTAGCCCAGGAGAATCAATATCAGAAGTAGAAATAGCCAGCTGGCTAGTAGAAGATGGTTCCTTTGTAGAAAAAGACCAAGAAGTTGCCGAAGTGGAATCGGAAAAGGCTACCTTAATGCTCATAGCCTCCGATAGCGGTACTATTAGGATAAATACTCCAGCACATACAACCGTAAAAGTTGGAAGTATAGCAGCAACCATAAATACTGAAGGAGCAGGAATTCCATCATCCGATGTTCCAAAATCTGCCGAAAATAGCTTAACAACACCGCCATTGGCAGAAAAAAAGAAGGATTCTGACAAGGTACTCCAAAAAGAGATCCAACCAGCAGAGTACGAGAAAATAAAAATTTCTCCTATTGCAAAGAAAATGATGGAAGAAAGCAATTTATCTGTAGACGACATTATAAAGGGACTCCAGCGCATCACCTCTTCTGCTGTCGAAAAAGTTACAAAACAGCCTTATCCCAATGTGGAAAAGTCGCAGCCAACCTCCGAACGGGCCGAAGAACGAGTGCCAATGAGCCAGCTGCGTAAAAAACTGGCGCAACGTTTAGTTGCCGTAAAGAACGAAACTGCCATGCTTACCACCTTTAATGAGGTAGATATGACGGCTGTGATGGAGCTACGTAAAAAATACCAGAAAGAATTCGTTGAGAAGCATGGTACCAAGCTGGGAATTATGTCCTTCTTCACAAAAGCTACAGTCGAGGCTCTAAAGCAACACCCTATGGTAAACTCTATGATTAATGGGGATGAAATCATCACTCCAAGCTACTACGATATTTCCATAGCAGTGCAAACCCCAAAAGGATTGATGGTTCCAATTGTACGCGATGCTCAAAACCTTTCGCTAGCCGGAATTGAAAAAAAGATACAGGAGCTGGCAGATAAAGGACGAAACGGAAAGCTCTCACTAGATGAAATGACTGGAGGTACATTTACAATCACCAACGGAGGAGTATTTGGTTCAATGATGTCAACCCCCATAATCAATCCTCCACAATCGGGAATACTAGGAATGCACAACATCATCGAACGCCCTGTTGCTATCAATGGGAAAGTAGAAATTCGCCCAATGATGTACATAGCCCTCTCCTACGACCACAGAATTATTGACGGGAAAGATTCCGTAGGCTTCTTGGTTAGAGTTAAACAGCTGCTAGAAAATCCAATCTTCCTACTTTACAACGGAGAGAATCCAGAAAAAACCTTACTAGATATATAG